One part of the Georgfuchsia toluolica genome encodes these proteins:
- a CDS encoding helix-turn-helix transcriptional regulator: protein MDRTERFYKIDQLLGEHRVVPFSTFEEKLGVSRATIKRDLEYMRNRLNAPIVWDRERRGYCFAQAEYGASQYELPGLWFSATEIHALLTMQHLLSGLDRGGLLASHVEPLQARLMSLLDSGDGSIDEIRKRIRIVGIASRVIGLDHFSVLGSALLRRKRVQILYYVRARDEATEREVSPQRLVYYRENWYLDAWCHLRNELRSFAIDAIRRVDILETPAKNVPDKTLDSVLGAGYGIFSGRKVQWAKLRFSAQRARWVMSERWHPKQKSRLLADGRYAMELPYSDHRELVMDILRHGPDVEVLAPTSLREEVMSHLKSALEHYKK, encoded by the coding sequence ATGGATCGTACCGAGCGCTTTTACAAGATAGACCAACTGCTCGGCGAACATCGCGTTGTTCCTTTTTCAACCTTCGAGGAAAAGCTCGGAGTTTCGCGCGCGACCATCAAGCGCGATCTTGAGTACATGCGCAACCGGCTCAATGCGCCGATTGTTTGGGATCGTGAACGCCGCGGCTACTGTTTTGCACAGGCTGAGTATGGCGCCAGCCAATATGAGTTGCCCGGTCTCTGGTTCAGCGCAACCGAGATTCACGCGCTGTTAACCATGCAGCATTTGCTCTCGGGGCTTGATCGTGGTGGGTTGCTGGCATCGCATGTCGAACCTCTTCAGGCGCGGCTGATGTCGTTGTTGGATTCAGGCGACGGCTCGATCGATGAAATCCGTAAGCGCATTCGTATCGTTGGCATCGCATCTCGTGTTATCGGCCTGGATCATTTTTCTGTTTTGGGCTCTGCTTTGCTGCGGCGCAAGCGCGTGCAAATCCTCTATTACGTTCGTGCCCGTGACGAAGCAACCGAACGCGAGGTATCGCCGCAGCGGCTCGTCTATTACCGTGAGAACTGGTATCTGGATGCATGGTGCCATTTACGCAATGAACTGCGCAGCTTCGCTATCGATGCGATACGCCGCGTCGACATTCTTGAAACACCAGCGAAGAATGTTCCGGACAAGACGCTCGATTCGGTATTGGGGGCAGGCTACGGGATATTTTCCGGGCGCAAGGTGCAATGGGCAAAACTGCGCTTTTCCGCGCAACGTGCGCGCTGGGTAATGAGCGAGAGATGGCATCCAAAACAAAAAAGCAGATTGTTGGCTGATGGCCGTTATGCCATGGAGCTACCATACAGCGACCATCGCGAACTGGTAATGGATATTCTGCGCCATGGTCCGGACGTCGAAGTGCTGGCGCCAACTTCATTGCGTGAAGAAGTGATGTCCCATCTCAAGAGTGCCTTGGAACATTACAAAAAATAA
- a CDS encoding O-succinylhomoserine sulfhydrylase: MAKKPDFDTLAVRAGQERSQFNEHSEALYLTSSFVFENAAQAAARFSGAEKGYVYGRFDNPTIDMFQRRLAALEGGEACVATASGMSALLSTVMALLSGGDHIVSSQSVFGATVNLFSTILSRFGIETTYVKATDIEAYKNAIRPNTKLIFIETPSNPLMDVVDIAALAQVSRAAKVRLAVDNCFCTPALQQPLALGADIVIHSATKYLDGQGRVLGGAVCGNKADMEEVYKFLRTAGPSISPFNAWVILKGMETLRIRMEAQSANALELAQRLEAHPKVARVLYPGLASHPQHALAARQQSGGGAIVSFEVKGGRNEAWRVVDDCRLLSVTANLGDTKTTITHPASTTHGRITQEARAAAGINESLLRVAVGLESVDDIFGDLLSGLG, translated from the coding sequence ATGGCGAAAAAACCGGATTTCGATACGCTTGCCGTCCGTGCAGGCCAGGAGCGCAGTCAGTTCAATGAGCATTCCGAGGCGCTTTATCTCACGTCGAGTTTTGTTTTTGAGAACGCGGCTCAAGCAGCGGCACGTTTTTCCGGCGCGGAGAAGGGTTATGTTTATGGTCGGTTCGACAACCCGACCATCGATATGTTCCAACGCCGTCTCGCCGCGCTCGAAGGTGGAGAAGCTTGCGTCGCCACGGCAAGCGGCATGTCGGCATTGCTGTCGACCGTGATGGCGCTGCTCAGCGGCGGCGATCACATCGTATCGTCGCAGAGCGTGTTTGGCGCGACAGTAAATTTGTTCAGCACGATCCTGTCGCGTTTCGGCATCGAGACCACCTACGTCAAGGCCACGGACATCGAGGCCTACAAGAATGCCATTCGTCCGAACACCAAGCTGATTTTCATCGAGACGCCATCGAACCCCTTGATGGACGTTGTTGATATCGCCGCCTTGGCGCAAGTCTCGCGTGCTGCCAAGGTGCGGCTGGCGGTCGATAATTGCTTTTGCACACCGGCCCTGCAGCAGCCTTTGGCGCTGGGCGCAGACATCGTGATTCATTCGGCGACCAAGTATCTTGACGGCCAGGGCCGCGTCCTGGGTGGCGCCGTGTGCGGCAACAAGGCGGACATGGAGGAGGTGTACAAGTTTCTGCGCACTGCCGGTCCTTCGATTTCGCCTTTCAATGCATGGGTCATTCTCAAAGGCATGGAGACGCTGCGCATTCGCATGGAAGCGCAGTCAGCCAATGCGCTGGAGTTGGCGCAACGTCTTGAAGCGCATCCGAAAGTGGCGCGAGTTCTTTACCCGGGACTTGCCTCGCATCCGCAGCATGCGCTGGCTGCCAGGCAGCAGTCGGGCGGCGGTGCCATCGTCAGTTTCGAGGTGAAGGGTGGCCGAAATGAGGCATGGCGGGTTGTGGATGACTGCCGCCTGCTCTCGGTGACGGCGAATCTCGGCGACACCAAGACCACGATAACGCATCCGGCTTCGACGACGCACGGCCGTATCACGCAGGAAGCACGTGCCGCGGCGGGAATCAATGAAAGCTTATTGCGAGTGGCAGTCGGACTGGAGTCGGTGGACGACATTTTCGGCGATCTGCTATCGGGCCTCGGTTAA
- the purF gene encoding amidophosphoribosyltransferase, translating into MCGILGVVATTPVNQLLYDGLQVLQHRGQDAAGIATAEGGRFHMHKGQGLVRDVFRTRNMRNLVGNWGIGHCRYPTAGSAYNAAEAQPFYVNSPFGLMLAHNGNLINTGQLKQDMFLQDLRHVNTNSDSEVLLNVLAHELQLASTKYQLDPETVFRAVAGVHRRVRGAYAVVAMIAGYGLLAFRDPFGIRPLVVGRNDTEQGPEYLVASESVALDTLGFKMLRDIEPGEAVLINTQGHFVSRQCAEKTMHAPCMFEYVYLARPDSLMDGVSVYETRVKMGEFLADKIRHTMPHLEIHAVIPIPDSSRPAAMELARRLDLPYREGFVKNRYIGRTFIMPGQASRKKSVRQKLNAISQEFRGKNVLLVDDSIVRGTTSHEIVTMAREAGATKVYFASASPPVRYANVYGIDMPSRGELIAAFRTDEEIRQEIGADALIYQDIDALKKAVHMLNPSLNIFETSCFDGCYITGDVTAEYLENVEQARDNPARHSADGDDSAQLDLNLILEGQE; encoded by the coding sequence ATGTGCGGGATTTTGGGCGTTGTAGCAACCACACCGGTTAACCAGTTGCTCTACGACGGGTTGCAGGTGTTGCAGCACCGTGGCCAGGATGCTGCCGGCATTGCGACAGCCGAGGGTGGCCGCTTCCATATGCACAAGGGGCAGGGGTTGGTGCGCGACGTGTTCCGCACCCGCAACATGCGCAATCTGGTGGGCAACTGGGGCATTGGCCATTGCCGCTACCCCACTGCGGGTTCTGCCTATAACGCTGCCGAAGCGCAGCCGTTTTATGTCAATTCACCTTTTGGCCTGATGCTGGCGCACAACGGCAATCTTATCAACACCGGCCAGCTTAAACAGGACATGTTCCTGCAGGATCTGCGGCACGTAAACACCAATTCGGATTCTGAAGTGTTGCTCAATGTGCTCGCACACGAACTGCAACTTGCCTCGACCAAGTACCAGCTCGATCCTGAGACTGTATTCAGGGCGGTGGCGGGCGTGCATCGTCGCGTGCGCGGGGCGTATGCGGTCGTGGCGATGATTGCCGGCTACGGCCTGCTGGCGTTTCGTGATCCATTCGGTATTCGTCCGCTGGTGGTCGGCCGTAACGATACTGAGCAGGGACCGGAATACCTGGTGGCGTCGGAAAGCGTCGCGCTCGACACGCTTGGTTTCAAGATGCTGCGTGATATCGAGCCGGGCGAGGCGGTGTTGATCAATACGCAGGGGCATTTCGTCAGTCGCCAGTGCGCGGAGAAGACCATGCATGCCCCGTGCATGTTCGAGTACGTTTACCTGGCGCGGCCCGATTCGCTGATGGATGGCGTGTCGGTCTATGAAACGCGCGTCAAGATGGGGGAGTTCCTGGCCGACAAGATTCGCCACACCATGCCGCATCTGGAAATCCATGCGGTGATTCCGATTCCGGATTCGTCGCGCCCTGCTGCGATGGAACTGGCGCGCCGCCTTGATCTACCGTACCGGGAAGGATTCGTGAAGAATCGCTATATCGGCCGTACTTTCATCATGCCAGGGCAGGCTTCGCGCAAGAAGTCGGTACGACAGAAACTTAATGCCATTTCGCAGGAGTTTCGCGGCAAGAACGTGCTGCTCGTCGACGATTCGATCGTGCGTGGCACCACCAGTCACGAGATCGTCACCATGGCGCGTGAAGCAGGTGCAACCAAGGTGTATTTTGCTTCGGCCTCGCCCCCGGTACGTTATGCCAATGTCTATGGCATTGACATGCCGTCGCGCGGTGAACTGATCGCTGCTTTTCGTACCGATGAGGAAATCCGGCAGGAAATCGGCGCCGATGCATTGATCTATCAGGACATTGATGCCTTGAAAAAAGCCGTGCATATGTTGAATCCGTCCTTGAATATTTTTGAAACGTCGTGTTTCGACGGTTGTTACATCACCGGCGATGTCACTGCGGAGTATCTTGAAAACGTCGAGCAGGCGCGGGATAACCCGGCGCGGCATTCCGCTGATGGCGACGATAGCGCCCAGCTTGACCTTAACCTGATTCTGGAAGGCCAGGAATAA
- a CDS encoding CvpA family protein, with the protein MTIFDYAVLAGIVLSVLFGFWRGVVSELLALVAWVLAIVLGRLFAPNLAPELARWVPDSALRYAVAFVAIAIAVLFLAAGVRLLASGLLKVIGLGLIDRLLGAMFGLARGVLVALVLVAAGGLTAFPKQAWWRDAVFAAPLETAVVAMKPWLPREWASKIRYR; encoded by the coding sequence GTGACGATCTTCGATTACGCAGTTCTGGCAGGCATTGTGCTGTCAGTGTTGTTTGGGTTTTGGCGCGGAGTGGTCAGCGAGCTGCTGGCACTGGTTGCATGGGTACTGGCGATCGTATTGGGTAGATTGTTTGCACCAAACTTGGCGCCGGAATTGGCGCGGTGGGTACCTGATTCTGCTCTACGGTATGCGGTGGCATTTGTGGCAATTGCCATAGCGGTGTTATTTCTGGCCGCAGGGGTCAGACTACTGGCAAGCGGATTGCTGAAAGTCATTGGACTGGGCTTGATAGACAGGCTTCTTGGCGCCATGTTTGGTTTGGCGCGGGGTGTTTTGGTGGCGCTGGTGCTTGTGGCGGCGGGTGGTTTGACAGCCTTTCCGAAACAGGCATGGTGGCGCGATGCAGTATTCGCAGCGCCACTGGAAACGGCGGTCGTGGCAATGAAGCCGTGGCTGCCACGCGAGTGGGCAAGCAAGATTCGATATCGCTAA
- a CDS encoding SPOR domain-containing protein: MLEGKDAEQWVVKLGAYQNAANVKQLANKLKDMGLPSYTEKLDLPQGSRTRVLAGPFKSHEVADKARSRINKIGVDGQVVQKQ, from the coding sequence GTGCTCGAAGGCAAGGATGCCGAACAATGGGTTGTGAAACTGGGGGCATATCAGAATGCCGCCAATGTGAAGCAACTGGCAAACAAGCTCAAGGATATGGGTTTGCCGTCTTACACTGAAAAGCTCGATTTGCCGCAAGGGTCGCGCACGCGGGTACTGGCGGGGCCCTTCAAGTCACACGAGGTGGCCGATAAGGCGCGCTCGCGAATTAATAAGATTGGCGTTGACGGCCAGGTTGTGCAAAAGCAGTGA